From Poecile atricapillus isolate bPoeAtr1 chromosome Z, bPoeAtr1.hap1, whole genome shotgun sequence, one genomic window encodes:
- the LOC131573469 gene encoding transmembrane protein 19-like isoform X1: MSASVPPGSGPGAVRAGRGRGSGRAGGERRGEGGGGGVADALRLVFSHQVLSFLLPMSYYQEDFFRDYLKMMANMVILNLLICISLAFWIVSMTASTYYGTLRPISPWRWLFSVLVPLIIATQGFKKKSLDHSGALGGLVVGFILTVANYSFFSSLFVFFVTSSKLTKWKKDIKKQIDSEYKEGGQRNWVQVFCNGGVPTELALLYMIENGPGEIPIDFSKEYTASWMCLSLLGALACSAGDTWASEIGSVMSKSKPRLITTWEQVPVGTNGAVTLVGLISSLLGGMTVGIAYFITQLVFVTDLEISAPQWPIIVFGAAAGLLGSIVDSYLGATMQYSGFDQTIGMVVNHETKDSKHISGKPILDNNAVNLFSSVIIALVLPGTAWFFWPRG; encoded by the exons ATGAGCGCCTCGGTGCCTCCCGGCagcgggccgggggcggtgcGGGCCGGGCGCGGCCGCGGCTCCGGCCGGGCGGGAGGAGAAAGACGAGGAGAAGGAGGTGGTGGCGGTGTCGCTGATGCCCTGCGCCTTGTGTTTTCCCATCAGGTGTTGTCCTTCTTGCTTCCCATGTCCTATTACCAGGAGGATTTCTTCAGAGACTACCTCAAAATGATGGCGAATATGGTCATCCTGAACTTGCTCATTTGTATTTCGTTGGCGTTCTGGATCGTGTCCATGACTGCAAGTACGTACTACG GTACTTTACGACCCATTTCTCCATGGCGCTGGCTTTTTTCAGTCTTGGTCCCACTAATTATTGCTACACAGGGTTTTAAGAAGAAGAGTCTCGATCACAGTGGTGCATTGGGAG GGCTGGTGGTTGGATTTATCCTTACGGTTGCGAATTAcagttttttctcttctttgtttgtattttttgttactTCTTCGAAACTTACTAAGTGGAAAAAAGATATAAAGAAGCAAATAGATTCAGAATACAAAGAAG GTGGACAGAGGAATTGGGTTCAGGTATTCTGTAATGGTGGTGTTCCAACAGAGCTGGCTCTCTTATATATGATAGAAAATGGACCAGGTGAAATTCCTATTGACTTTTCAAAGGAATACACAGCATCATGGATGTGCTTATCCCTTTTGGGAGCTTTGGCATGCTCTGCTGGTGATACATGGGCTTCAGAGATTGGTAGTGTTATGAGTAAAAGCAAACCAAGATTGATAACAACCTGGGAACAGGTTCCAGTAG GTACTAATGGAGCAGTTACTTTAGTGGGCCTGATCTCAAGTTTGCTTGGAGGCATGACAGTAGGTATAGCCTACTTTATAACTCAACTTGTTTTTGTGACTGATCTGGAAATATCTGCTCCACAATGGCCCATTATTGTGTTTGGTGCAGCAGCTGGCCTGCTGGGATCAATTGTTGATTCATATTTGGGAGCTACTATGCAATACAGTG gTTTTGACCAGACAATTGGCATGGTTGTTAACCATGAAACAAAAGACTCCAAACACATATCTGGAAAACCTATATTAGACAACAATGCTgtaaatcttttttcttctgtaatcaTTGCTCTGGTGCTTCCAGGCACAGCATGGTTTTTCTGGCCAAGGGGTTGA
- the LOC131573469 gene encoding transmembrane protein 19-like isoform X2, translated as MGAVPAGRDGGGARGPGEQVLSFLLPMSYYQEDFFRDYLKMMANMVILNLLICISLAFWIVSMTASTYYGTLRPISPWRWLFSVLVPLIIATQGFKKKSLDHSGALGGLVVGFILTVANYSFFSSLFVFFVTSSKLTKWKKDIKKQIDSEYKEGGQRNWVQVFCNGGVPTELALLYMIENGPGEIPIDFSKEYTASWMCLSLLGALACSAGDTWASEIGSVMSKSKPRLITTWEQVPVGTNGAVTLVGLISSLLGGMTVGIAYFITQLVFVTDLEISAPQWPIIVFGAAAGLLGSIVDSYLGATMQYSGFDQTIGMVVNHETKDSKHISGKPILDNNAVNLFSSVIIALVLPGTAWFFWPRG; from the exons ATGGGGGCGGTGCCCGCGGGCCGGGATGGGGGCGGTGCCCGCGGCCCCGGGGAGCAG GTGTTGTCCTTCTTGCTTCCCATGTCCTATTACCAGGAGGATTTCTTCAGAGACTACCTCAAAATGATGGCGAATATGGTCATCCTGAACTTGCTCATTTGTATTTCGTTGGCGTTCTGGATCGTGTCCATGACTGCAAGTACGTACTACG GTACTTTACGACCCATTTCTCCATGGCGCTGGCTTTTTTCAGTCTTGGTCCCACTAATTATTGCTACACAGGGTTTTAAGAAGAAGAGTCTCGATCACAGTGGTGCATTGGGAG GGCTGGTGGTTGGATTTATCCTTACGGTTGCGAATTAcagttttttctcttctttgtttgtattttttgttactTCTTCGAAACTTACTAAGTGGAAAAAAGATATAAAGAAGCAAATAGATTCAGAATACAAAGAAG GTGGACAGAGGAATTGGGTTCAGGTATTCTGTAATGGTGGTGTTCCAACAGAGCTGGCTCTCTTATATATGATAGAAAATGGACCAGGTGAAATTCCTATTGACTTTTCAAAGGAATACACAGCATCATGGATGTGCTTATCCCTTTTGGGAGCTTTGGCATGCTCTGCTGGTGATACATGGGCTTCAGAGATTGGTAGTGTTATGAGTAAAAGCAAACCAAGATTGATAACAACCTGGGAACAGGTTCCAGTAG GTACTAATGGAGCAGTTACTTTAGTGGGCCTGATCTCAAGTTTGCTTGGAGGCATGACAGTAGGTATAGCCTACTTTATAACTCAACTTGTTTTTGTGACTGATCTGGAAATATCTGCTCCACAATGGCCCATTATTGTGTTTGGTGCAGCAGCTGGCCTGCTGGGATCAATTGTTGATTCATATTTGGGAGCTACTATGCAATACAGTG gTTTTGACCAGACAATTGGCATGGTTGTTAACCATGAAACAAAAGACTCCAAACACATATCTGGAAAACCTATATTAGACAACAATGCTgtaaatcttttttcttctgtaatcaTTGCTCTGGTGCTTCCAGGCACAGCATGGTTTTTCTGGCCAAGGGGTTGA